The following is a genomic window from Opitutus sp. GAS368.
CCGCCCCACTGCCATGTATTCTACGCCGGTCGCAAAGCAGTGCTGGATCTCCGATCACTGCAAATCACCCACGGTTCGTTCCCTTCCGCCCGGCAGGCCGACCTGCTGCGTTGGGCGACTCGGCATCGGGTTGCGCTCCTGCAGGCATGGAATGATTGCCAAGCGCGCCGACTCCCCGCAACCATACCCTATCCATGATTGATCCGCTGATCTCCGTTACGCAGGTCAAGGCCCTCCCGGGCTTCAAGCTCCGTCTGCGGTTTTCCGACGGGGCCGAGGGAGTCTTTGACTGTGCGGATGAGCTGTGGGGCGAGGTGTTCGAGCCGCTGAAGGACCCAAAATATTTTGCCAAAGTGTTTCTCGACCACGGAGCACCGTCCTGGCCCAACGGCGCCGATCTCGATCCCGCAGCCTTGCGCAAGGATATCAAGCCGACGACTGTTCCACGCAAGGTGGTCGCGCATAAGCTTCGTCCCGGCAAGGCTGCCGCGGTTCAGGAAAAACAGTCAGATTATCTCCGCAAGAAAGCCAACTAAGCGAGCAGTTGGCCAAGGATTGACGGGGACTTGAGCCCGCGAGCTTCTCGTGCTTATTTTCCGCTCTTCACGCCGCTGGCGAGCAGGGTTTCGAAATGCGGCTCGACGGTTTCGCGGGAGACGACCTGGACCTCGGCCTTGATGAAGCCGGCCTTTTTCAGGAAGCCGTGCAGGGCGCTCTCCTTGAAGCCGAGCCAGAGGTCGCCGAACTGTTCGTGCGCCTTCTCGTAGTTGTGCTCGTTGAGGTCGAGGATGAGCACCTGTCCGCCGGGCTTGAGGATACGGAAGGCCTCGTTGACGGCGGTCTGCGGGTGATTCGCGTGGTGGAGCGCCTGGGAGAGGATGGCGAGGTCGACGGACTTGTCGGGCAGCGGCACCGCCTCGATGTCGCCGAGCTTGTAGGTGAGGTTGGCCAAGCCATTCTTCTTCGCCAGCTCGGTGCCGACCTCGACCATACGTTCGGAATTATCGATGCACCAGACGCGCTCGGCGCGATGGGCGATAAGTTGCGAGATGAGGCCCTCGCCGGCGCCCAGGTCGGCCACGGTGATGGCGGGCACGAGGCGGAGCGCCAGATGTCCGATGGCCTCCCACGAACGGCCGGGGCAATAGTTCTTTCCGAGCTTGCCGGCGATGAGGTTGAAATACTGCTCGGAGACGCGGCGGCGCTTCTGCAGGACGCGGTCGAGGCTGTCGCGGTCTTCGCCGGACTCGGGCAGCCCGGCGACGGAGTCGCAGGCGGCGCGGAGCAGCGTGAGCTGCTTGGGGTCGAGGGTGGCGCGGAGGGAGTAGAAGGCCTTCTTGCCCTCGCGGCGGTCGCTGACGAAGCCGGCCTGGCGCAGCAGCGCGAGCTGGGAGGAGATGCGGGACTGGGCCATGCCGAGGATTTCCTGCAGCTCGGCGACCGAGAGTTCCTCCTTGAGCAGCAAGGCCAGCAGGCGCAGCCGCGTGGAATCGGACAGGATCTTCAGGTGGTCCCAGGAGGAGTTCACGACGGGAAAACTACTGAAGGGAAAGGCGGTGGTTTACAAGCGCGGGGAGGGTGGCTGATTTTCCGCGGATGGCGCGGATAACCGCGAATAAGGGCCAAATCATCGATCCTGTCATGCTGAGTGAAACGAAGCATCCAGAGCGACGTGAGCCCGGCCAACATCCGGCTGGATCCTTCGTTTCACTCAGGATGACAGGGTGTGGGTATTTATCTGCGGTTATCCGCGCCATCCGCGGAAAAGTAAAAAGGCCGCGCTTGAGGCGCGGCCGGAGAAACCCGCCCGGAGGTCGGGTTCCACCTTTCGAATTACTTGGCGTCGATGAACCGGGTGATGCCGGCGATCTGGAATTCCTGGTGGGTGCTGCCGATCTTGAGCTTCACGTGCTCGCCGACCTTCTTGCCCATGAGGGCCTGGCCGAGCGGGGTCTTGTAGGCGATGCGGTGGGCGTCCGGGTCGCTGTCCCACGCGCCGAGCACGGAGTAGCGGACGGCCTTGCCGGTGGCGACGTCGCGCAGGTCGACGATCGTGCCGACGCTGATCGAGTCGGTGCTGGCCTCGCTGAAATCGGTGATGCGGGCACGGGCGAGATCGCGCTCGAGCTGCGCCTTCTGGCCCATGAGGACGCCCTGGTCCTGCTTGGCCATCTTGAACTCGGAGTTCTCCTTGAGGTCGCCGTGCTCGCGGGCGACGGAGATGGCCTTGGAGTTCTCGGGGATGCGCTTGGAGACGATCTCCTCGTATTCGACGCGCTTCTTCTCGTAGCTCTCGCGCGAGACGAGGAACTGCTCGTCCTTGGTCTCGGACTCGCCGGAGACGAGGGACTGGAGGGAGGGGAAGAGCTTGATGAAGCGGGCGAGCAGGGACTTCTTGGTCAGCTCCTCGAAACCCTGGTTGAGCAGGAGGCTGTTGCCGAGGTCGCGGGCCGTCTCGGTGTCGGCGGAGGCGAGGAGGTCGGAGATGAGGTCGGCGTCGTCGCTCAGGGCCTCGGCCAGCGGAATGCGGCGGGTGCCGGCGGACTGGAGGGCCTCGTAGTCGATGGCGAAGAAGATGGCGCCGAGGAGGCGGGGCGTGATGAGCTCGTTGAGGAGCTTGGAGAACTTCTTCGAATGGCGGTTCTTGATGATCCAGAGGAGGACCGGGGCGCGGAGGTTCTGCTCGGTCTTCCAGCGCTTGAGGGCGGCGGCGAGCTCGTCGGCCTGGCCGTTTTCCATCAGGAAATTGATGCACTCGGTGGTGAACTTGCCCTGCGAGGTCTTGAGGAGGGCGAAGACGATCTCGCGCCACTCGAGCGGGTGCGTCTCCTTGACGAGGTCGAGGAAGCGGGACTGGAAATGGACCGGGATCTTCTCGGCGATGGCGGTGAGGCCGCGGACCTCCTTGATGAGTTCGGACTGGGAGGGGTTGGTCGAGCCGTTGTCGTGGCCGAGGATCTTGGCGAGCTCGTCGCGGACGAAGGCGCCGTAGAGGCGCTCCGAGGCGTCGAGCTGGTTGCTGTCACGGACGGCCTCGGTGATGCCGGAGAGGACGGTGGCGAGGGAGGACTTCGACTCCTCCTTGATGGAGGCGGCGAGGAGGTCCTCGGCGAGGGAGATGCGGCGGCGGGCGGAACGGGTGTTTGCGAACTCCTCCAGGATCTCTGTCTCGGCGGACACGGGCTCGTCGCGGACGATGTAGGCCTCGGTCTTCTTGGCCGGGACGCCGACGCGCGGGTCCTTGACCAGCTGCTTTTTGACGTTGGAGAACCAGCGCTTGAACTTTTCCTCGCCGACGACCTGGGTCAGGACGATTTCGAGCTCGATGGCGCTGGCGGCCTTGCCCGGGTAGGCGGAGAGGGTGTCGATGACCAGCTGAACCGGATCATCCTCGATGAGCTCCTTGACCTTGGCGCCGTCGGTCTCCTTGCGGGCCAGAATGTGCTTGGCCGGAAGGACCTCCATGCTCGTGACGCAGAACACGGGGTCCATGCGGTGGGCCTTCTTGCCCTTGAAATCGATGACCAGCTTCTGGTCGGACTCGTCGAACGACTTGATCTGGCCGAAGCCCCAGCTCCGATGGACGACGTAAGCGCCGGCTTCCATCGCCTCCAGTTTGGCTTTGGACGCCTTGAGGGCGGGGTGTTTGCTGACGATCGCGGAGATGGCTTCGGAATTCATAATTGCGTATCTAGTCGGTGAACCGATTAGTTGAGTGGATAATGGCAGAAGATGTCAAACAGGGTTTGGAAAAAGCCTCCGGTGCGTCGAAACCCACCTTCGGCGGCTGGGAAGCCGCGGTCGGCCTTACCGAGCGCTGGCTGGCCCGGTCCGAACGCGTGGACACGCTGCTGGAAGGACTTCCGTCAGCCCTCGCCGGGCAGGAACGGGCCCGGGCCCAGCAGCTTTTCTACGGGGTCGTCCGCTGGTCGAGCCGCCTCGAGGCCGCCTTGGCGGGCCTGATGGCCCGTCCGCCGCGCACCAAAGTGAAGGCTGTTCTCGTGGTCGCCGGTTTCGAGCTGCTGGAGGGCGGCCCGGGCCTCACCGCCAAGGTCATCCACCACGCGGTGGAAAAAGCGAAGACCGTTTGCAGCGCCAAGGAGGCCGGCCTGGTCAACGCCGTCGCCC
Proteins encoded in this region:
- a CDS encoding metalloregulator ArsR/SmtB family transcription factor — translated: MNSSWDHLKILSDSTRLRLLALLLKEELSVAELQEILGMAQSRISSQLALLRQAGFVSDRREGKKAFYSLRATLDPKQLTLLRAACDSVAGLPESGEDRDSLDRVLQKRRRVSEQYFNLIAGKLGKNYCPGRSWEAIGHLALRLVPAITVADLGAGEGLISQLIAHRAERVWCIDNSERMVEVGTELAKKNGLANLTYKLGDIEAVPLPDKSVDLAILSQALHHANHPQTAVNEAFRILKPGGQVLILDLNEHNYEKAHEQFGDLWLGFKESALHGFLKKAGFIKAEVQVVSRETVEPHFETLLASGVKSGK
- a CDS encoding DUF2442 domain-containing protein; amino-acid sequence: MIDPLISVTQVKALPGFKLRLRFSDGAEGVFDCADELWGEVFEPLKDPKYFAKVFLDHGAPSWPNGADLDPAALRKDIKPTTVPRKVVAHKLRPGKAAAVQEKQSDYLRKKAN
- a CDS encoding GreA/GreB family elongation factor, whose protein sequence is MNSEAISAIVSKHPALKASKAKLEAMEAGAYVVHRSWGFGQIKSFDESDQKLVIDFKGKKAHRMDPVFCVTSMEVLPAKHILARKETDGAKVKELIEDDPVQLVIDTLSAYPGKAASAIELEIVLTQVVGEEKFKRWFSNVKKQLVKDPRVGVPAKKTEAYIVRDEPVSAETEILEEFANTRSARRRISLAEDLLAASIKEESKSSLATVLSGITEAVRDSNQLDASERLYGAFVRDELAKILGHDNGSTNPSQSELIKEVRGLTAIAEKIPVHFQSRFLDLVKETHPLEWREIVFALLKTSQGKFTTECINFLMENGQADELAAALKRWKTEQNLRAPVLLWIIKNRHSKKFSKLLNELITPRLLGAIFFAIDYEALQSAGTRRIPLAEALSDDADLISDLLASADTETARDLGNSLLLNQGFEELTKKSLLARFIKLFPSLQSLVSGESETKDEQFLVSRESYEKKRVEYEEIVSKRIPENSKAISVAREHGDLKENSEFKMAKQDQGVLMGQKAQLERDLARARITDFSEASTDSISVGTIVDLRDVATGKAVRYSVLGAWDSDPDAHRIAYKTPLGQALMGKKVGEHVKLKIGSTHQEFQIAGITRFIDAK